In one Magnetovibrio sp. genomic region, the following are encoded:
- a CDS encoding sensor histidine kinase, which translates to MENEGRSVADAIGRFVTERTRSLTLFAEQNRDLLSRFLASNEDPELQQQLNILIGKHFPNYLAFTLRGVRNQLVPDDFGELVGPVCRNDIDNFWQSQEHRELSETSNYKPFIHPQGGNYHFDMMTLWQTSNGEKAILFVSFLPTQLTRIISSFQLPGHHVVLVRNDQKDLIELTAQGARDILKANIRLSPEELQRVFHSLPIEHTRWIALVLPQAGFLEEQEWKIHRRAGVQVLGIVLFWVGAMWLMVRTLRQREQAYITINEQAERLLRSQQVAHVGSWDWNILTGGLEWTDEIYSIFGRSRDDFGSTYENFLQCIHPDDREKVISAVGNAVANGAPYDLQHRVLLPSGDVRYVQEKGQVYRDHMGQPVRMLGIVHDVTDRIMLDKSKNEFISTVSHELRTPLTSIKGSLSLLLGGAAGDLPKKMKDMIVIAHNNADRLINLVSDILDLEKLQSERLEFNLRDLDVGTLLMEGVNANLGYAHKLGVTFTIQHPLPGQLVRCDKDRILQVLTNLLSNAAKFSPRNSTVTVSAIQAGDRIKISVTDQGAGISKEFQSRIFERFSQEDSSDQRTQGGTGLGLSICKNIVEKHGGEIGFDSTLGQGSTFFFTLPIATDERQP; encoded by the coding sequence ATGGAAAACGAGGGCCGTTCGGTCGCCGATGCCATTGGCCGCTTTGTCACCGAACGAACCAGGTCGCTGACGTTATTTGCGGAACAAAACCGTGATCTGCTCTCCCGATTTTTGGCATCAAACGAGGACCCAGAGCTTCAGCAGCAACTCAACATCCTCATCGGCAAGCATTTTCCCAATTATCTCGCCTTTACCCTTCGCGGCGTGCGCAACCAACTCGTACCCGATGACTTTGGTGAACTCGTCGGCCCCGTATGTCGAAACGATATCGATAATTTTTGGCAGAGCCAGGAGCACCGAGAACTTTCCGAAACAAGCAACTACAAACCGTTCATCCATCCCCAAGGTGGAAACTATCATTTCGACATGATGACGCTCTGGCAAACCTCAAACGGTGAGAAGGCAATCTTGTTTGTCAGTTTCCTGCCCACCCAATTGACCCGGATCATTTCCAGCTTTCAGTTGCCCGGTCATCACGTCGTGTTGGTGCGCAACGATCAAAAAGACCTCATCGAGTTGACCGCCCAAGGGGCCCGCGACATCTTGAAAGCAAATATTCGCCTCTCGCCTGAAGAACTTCAGCGTGTGTTTCATTCCCTGCCCATCGAACACACCAGATGGATTGCGCTCGTTTTGCCTCAAGCCGGTTTCTTGGAAGAACAAGAGTGGAAAATTCACCGCCGTGCGGGCGTGCAGGTCTTGGGAATTGTGCTCTTTTGGGTGGGGGCCATGTGGCTGATGGTGCGAACACTCCGCCAGCGCGAGCAGGCCTACATCACAATCAACGAACAAGCTGAACGTCTGCTGCGTTCTCAACAGGTCGCCCATGTCGGTTCTTGGGACTGGAACATCCTCACGGGCGGGTTGGAATGGACCGATGAAATCTACAGTATTTTCGGTCGTTCACGTGACGACTTTGGATCGACGTACGAAAACTTTCTCCAATGCATTCATCCCGATGATCGTGAAAAAGTCATTTCCGCCGTTGGCAATGCCGTTGCAAACGGTGCACCTTATGATCTTCAGCATCGCGTTCTCCTACCAAGCGGTGACGTGCGCTACGTCCAAGAAAAAGGTCAAGTGTATCGAGATCATATGGGGCAGCCCGTGCGTATGCTCGGCATCGTCCACGATGTCACGGATCGCATTATGCTGGATAAATCGAAAAATGAATTCATTTCGACAGTCAGCCACGAACTGCGCACCCCCCTGACATCCATCAAAGGCTCGCTGTCTCTGCTTTTGGGCGGAGCCGCGGGAGATCTTCCCAAAAAAATGAAAGACATGATCGTCATTGCCCACAACAATGCCGATCGGTTGATCAACCTTGTCAGCGATATTCTCGATCTTGAAAAGCTCCAATCCGAAAGGCTGGAATTCAATCTCCGAGATTTGGACGTTGGCACGTTATTGATGGAAGGCGTCAACGCCAACCTCGGCTACGCCCACAAGTTGGGGGTCACTTTCACCATCCAACATCCACTACCGGGCCAGCTTGTGCGTTGCGATAAAGACCGCATTCTCCAAGTTCTCACCAACTTGCTGTCCAATGCGGCCAAGTTTTCCCCCAGAAATAGCACCGTCACCGTTTCCGCCATCCAAGCCGGCGACAGGATCAAGATATCGGTCACCGATCAAGGTGCGGGCATTTCGAAAGAATTCCAGTCGCGCATTTTCGAACGCTTCAGCCAAGAAGATTCATCGGACCAACGCACCCAAGGAGGCACAGGGTTGGGCTTAAGCATCTGTAAAAACATTGTTGAAAAACACGGCGGAGAAATAGGTTTCGACTCCACCTTAGGCCAGGGGAGCACGTTTTTCTTCACCCTGCCGATTGCGACGGATGAGCGCCAGCCCTAA
- a CDS encoding FAD/NAD(P)-binding oxidoreductase, which yields MSKKVLIVGGGLAGTIIANGLCRHIGTELRRGDVSITMLGTTDTHMYQPGLLYVPFGKIRERELFRPQRKVLDKRVIFHIDPATNIDVDNKKVTCKSGAVHEYDYLVIATGSRLMPQNIPGMQEGAHWLYDLEGARKMRDALDKFEGGKIVVNVNAPHKCPVAPLEITFMLKEYLEGKGLWDKSEITYTYPIGRLHALEPVAEWAKPAMDADGIKYETFFNTKEVDPAGKTISSEEGVTLDYDLLVTIPPHAGAEVITDSGLGDGGWVPTNKTKLLREGSTDVFVCGDTTNIPISKAGSTAHFEADTVIDNLASLLTEGRWARDYDGKVFCFVETGMKTGTYVWFDYKTPPNPGAPSQMIHWFKLAYNRLYWLSARGLL from the coding sequence ATGTCTAAGAAAGTTCTCATTGTTGGCGGCGGCCTTGCCGGCACCATCATCGCCAACGGCCTGTGCCGCCACATCGGCACCGAACTGCGCAGGGGCGATGTGTCGATCACCATGCTGGGCACCACCGACACCCACATGTACCAGCCGGGTCTGCTGTACGTTCCGTTCGGCAAGATCCGCGAACGCGAATTGTTCCGCCCGCAGCGCAAAGTGCTTGATAAGCGCGTGATCTTCCACATCGATCCGGCCACCAACATCGACGTCGACAACAAAAAAGTCACCTGTAAGTCCGGCGCCGTGCACGAGTACGATTATCTCGTCATCGCCACCGGCTCACGTCTGATGCCGCAAAACATTCCCGGCATGCAGGAAGGCGCACACTGGCTTTACGACCTGGAAGGTGCGCGCAAGATGCGCGACGCGCTGGACAAGTTCGAAGGCGGCAAGATCGTCGTCAACGTCAACGCCCCGCACAAATGCCCGGTCGCCCCGCTGGAAATCACCTTCATGTTGAAGGAATACCTGGAAGGCAAAGGCCTGTGGGACAAATCCGAGATCACCTACACCTATCCGATCGGCCGCCTGCACGCGCTGGAGCCGGTCGCCGAATGGGCGAAACCCGCCATGGACGCCGACGGCATCAAGTACGAAACATTCTTCAACACCAAAGAAGTCGACCCTGCGGGCAAGACCATCTCTTCGGAAGAAGGCGTGACGCTCGACTACGACCTGCTGGTCACCATCCCGCCCCATGCCGGCGCCGAGGTCATCACCGATTCCGGTTTGGGCGATGGCGGCTGGGTGCCGACCAACAAAACCAAGCTGTTGCGTGAAGGTTCCACGGACGTGTTCGTGTGTGGCGACACCACCAACATTCCGATTTCCAAGGCCGGTTCCACCGCCCACTTCGAAGCCGACACCGTGATCGACAACTTGGCGTCCCTGCTCACCGAAGGCCGTTGGGCGCGCGATTACGACGGCAAGGTGTTCTGCTTCGTCGAGACCGGCATGAAGACCGGCACCTACGTGTGGTTCGACTACAAGACGCCGCCGAACCCCGGCGCACCGTCGCAGATGATCCACTGGTTCAAGCTGGCTTACAACCGTCTGTACTGGCTGTCCGCCCGCGGCTTGCTGTAA
- a CDS encoding gamma-glutamyl-gamma-aminobutyrate hydrolase family protein: MTTELITPVIGIPLDSETGGAEQYSKFPWYALRQNYISAVVKAGGLPLLMPHEPSLLDIYADDIDGLLITGGNFDVDPAMYGATTTHDSVSTKDDRTAFEMAILQSAMKRDLPVLGICGGQQLLHVALGGTLIQHIPHELPDALAHEQPNPRDEVGHDVEIVPGTILHDIVGQPHIQVNSAHHQAARDEPAGVKINARAPDGVIEGCEATNMTFCLGVQWHPEFEITDADVRIFAAFVEAAREYAIGRETSND; this comes from the coding sequence ATGACAACAGAACTCATCACGCCGGTTATCGGCATACCGCTCGACAGTGAAACCGGGGGCGCGGAGCAATACTCCAAATTCCCGTGGTATGCCCTGCGCCAAAATTACATTTCCGCGGTGGTCAAGGCCGGCGGCTTGCCGTTGCTGATGCCTCACGAGCCGAGCCTTTTGGACATTTACGCCGACGACATCGATGGATTGCTGATAACCGGCGGCAATTTCGACGTCGATCCGGCCATGTACGGCGCCACCACCACCCACGACAGCGTCAGCACCAAGGACGACCGCACGGCGTTCGAAATGGCGATCTTGCAAAGCGCCATGAAACGCGACCTGCCGGTGCTGGGCATCTGCGGCGGGCAACAGCTGTTGCATGTGGCGCTGGGCGGCACGCTGATCCAGCATATTCCCCATGAACTGCCCGATGCTTTGGCCCACGAGCAGCCCAACCCGCGTGACGAGGTCGGCCACGACGTGGAGATCGTACCTGGCACCATACTGCACGACATCGTCGGCCAACCTCACATTCAAGTGAACAGTGCCCACCACCAGGCCGCCCGCGACGAACCGGCGGGTGTAAAAATCAACGCCCGTGCCCCCGACGGGGTCATCGAGGGCTGTGAAGCCACCAACATGACGTTTTGTCTCGGCGTGCAGTGGCATCCCGAATTCGAAATCACCGACGCCGACGTGCGCATCTTCGCCGCATTCGTCGAAGCCGCGCGGGAATACGCCATAGGACGCGAAACCAGCAATGACTGA
- a CDS encoding 2-oxoacid:ferredoxin oxidoreductase subunit beta — protein sequence MNEATTEAPKLTAKDFASNQEVRWCPGCGDYAILKAVQKTLADVEAKTENTVFVSGIGCASRFPYYMATYGFHSIHGRAPAIATGIKLANPDLDVWIISGDGDALSIGGNHFVHLVRRNVDVQFLLFNNEIYGLTKGQFSPTSRVGTRSPSSPLGCIENPVSAVQLALGSGGHFVARAVDTAQKELTETLKRAHAFKGTSFVEIFQNCVVYNDGAFDAFTAKDKAADMQIHVEHGKPLIFGRERNKGLRIVSGALALEVVTIGENGVTEADILVHDETNRMLGCLLADMNEPEFPVAMGVLYCKPGHIFEVEIRKMVEAQTSHATTSLNDVLRQGHTWAVGGDADEA from the coding sequence ATGAACGAAGCGACAACCGAAGCGCCGAAACTTACGGCCAAGGACTTTGCCTCGAACCAAGAAGTGCGGTGGTGTCCGGGCTGCGGCGACTATGCGATCCTCAAGGCCGTGCAAAAAACCCTCGCCGATGTCGAGGCCAAAACCGAAAACACGGTGTTCGTTTCCGGTATCGGCTGTGCATCGCGGTTCCCTTATTATATGGCGACGTATGGGTTCCACTCCATCCATGGACGCGCCCCGGCCATCGCCACGGGCATCAAGCTTGCCAATCCGGACCTGGATGTGTGGATCATTTCGGGCGATGGCGATGCGCTATCGATCGGCGGCAATCATTTCGTTCATCTGGTGCGCCGTAACGTCGATGTGCAATTTCTGTTGTTCAACAACGAGATTTATGGCCTCACCAAAGGGCAATTTTCGCCAACTTCACGGGTCGGAACACGCTCGCCGTCGTCGCCGTTGGGCTGTATTGAAAATCCGGTCTCGGCGGTCCAACTGGCGTTGGGCTCGGGCGGGCATTTCGTCGCCCGTGCCGTCGATACCGCGCAAAAGGAATTGACCGAAACCCTCAAGCGCGCCCATGCCTTCAAGGGCACATCGTTCGTCGAAATCTTCCAAAACTGCGTCGTCTACAATGACGGTGCGTTCGATGCGTTCACCGCCAAGGACAAGGCCGCCGACATGCAAATTCATGTCGAACACGGCAAGCCGTTGATATTTGGGCGCGAGCGCAACAAGGGGCTGCGCATCGTTTCCGGCGCGTTGGCGTTGGAGGTCGTGACCATCGGCGAAAACGGTGTCACCGAAGCTGATATCTTGGTGCACGATGAAACCAATAGGATGCTCGGGTGCTTGTTGGCCGACATGAACGAGCCGGAATTTCCCGTCGCCATGGGGGTTCTGTATTGCAAGCCGGGGCATATCTTCGAAGTCGAAATCCGCAAGATGGTGGAGGCCCAAACCTCCCACGCCACCACCAGTCTCAACGACGTCTTGCGCCAGGGTCACACCTGGGCCGTCGGTGGAGATGCCGACGAGGCTTAA
- a CDS encoding 2-oxoacid:acceptor oxidoreductase subunit alpha — translation MTGSAIDNSRVSPVRQTLDSAVVRFSGDSGDGMQITGGQFTLATAVAQNNLSTFPDYPAEIRAPTGTTFGVSAFQINFGSRVIKTAGDEFDVLVAMNPAALKVELPGLKVGGILIVDSGSFQERNLHRAGYGADPLKDGSLEAYRVIEMDISTLTQDAVSAFGLSKKEALRCKNFWTLGYVYWMFDRDRQATIDWLKRKFASRPDIADANIAALNAGHALAETMETADGLQSYTVPHAPDIEPGLYRTVTGAEAMAWGLAVGSKLAALRLVFCSYPITPASPVLHTLSKMIEHDIVTFQAEDEIAAVCAAIGASYAGGLGVTSSSGPGISLKAEAIGLAVSSERPLVVINTQRAGPSTGLPTKTEQSDLLQALYGRNGECPLVVIAARSPSDCFEMAIEACHIATKYQTPVMVLSDGYISNASEPWLIPDVDAMEPFPTDLHQDGPCFDPSIRDAETLARPWAIPGTPCLEHRIGGLEKSFETGNISYDPANHQKMTDVRAAKVAGVVRDIPDQGVEAGPESGPVAVVGWGSTYGPINRAVSNLIDEGLSVSHIHVRNLWPLPANLGALLAGFDQVLVPEMNSGQFVKVLRDQYLIDAKGINKVMGQPFKIHELEDAIRAYWEAAQ, via the coding sequence GTGACTGGTTCTGCTATAGATAATTCTCGAGTTTCCCCTGTTCGCCAAACGCTCGATTCCGCCGTAGTTCGTTTTTCCGGAGATTCCGGTGACGGCATGCAGATCACCGGCGGTCAGTTCACTCTGGCGACGGCGGTGGCGCAAAACAACCTCTCGACATTTCCCGATTATCCCGCCGAAATTCGTGCGCCCACAGGCACCACGTTTGGCGTTTCCGCCTTTCAGATCAATTTCGGTTCGCGCGTGATCAAGACGGCTGGCGACGAATTCGATGTTCTGGTGGCGATGAACCCGGCGGCGCTGAAAGTTGAGCTTCCGGGGCTCAAGGTCGGCGGTATCCTGATCGTCGACAGCGGGTCCTTTCAAGAGCGCAACCTGCATCGTGCGGGCTATGGTGCAGATCCGCTTAAAGACGGCAGTCTCGAAGCCTACCGCGTTATAGAAATGGATATCTCGACACTGACGCAGGATGCCGTGAGCGCATTCGGTCTGTCGAAGAAAGAGGCATTGCGCTGTAAGAACTTCTGGACGCTGGGCTATGTCTATTGGATGTTCGATCGCGACCGCCAAGCGACCATCGATTGGCTCAAAAGAAAATTTGCATCCCGTCCCGACATTGCCGATGCCAACATTGCGGCGCTGAACGCCGGGCATGCGCTGGCGGAAACGATGGAAACCGCCGACGGCCTGCAAAGCTACACCGTGCCCCATGCGCCGGACATCGAACCGGGGCTGTATCGCACCGTCACCGGCGCCGAAGCGATGGCGTGGGGGTTGGCCGTCGGGTCCAAGTTGGCCGCGTTGCGGTTGGTGTTTTGTTCCTATCCGATCACGCCCGCCTCGCCGGTGTTGCACACGTTGTCTAAAATGATCGAACACGACATCGTCACCTTTCAGGCTGAAGACGAAATCGCCGCCGTGTGCGCCGCCATCGGTGCATCGTATGCAGGCGGCTTGGGCGTGACCTCAAGCTCGGGTCCGGGAATCTCTCTGAAAGCCGAAGCCATCGGTCTAGCCGTCAGTTCGGAACGTCCGCTGGTGGTCATCAACACCCAACGCGCCGGGCCGTCCACCGGGCTTCCGACCAAGACCGAGCAATCGGATCTGCTGCAGGCGCTCTATGGCCGCAACGGCGAATGTCCGCTGGTGGTGATCGCGGCGCGTTCGCCGTCGGACTGTTTCGAAATGGCGATCGAGGCCTGCCACATCGCCACGAAGTATCAGACCCCGGTGATGGTTTTGAGCGACGGCTACATCAGCAATGCGTCGGAGCCTTGGTTGATCCCCGATGTCGATGCGATGGAACCGTTTCCCACCGACTTGCATCAAGACGGTCCGTGTTTCGATCCGTCGATCCGCGATGCTGAGACGTTGGCGCGGCCTTGGGCGATCCCGGGCACGCCGTGTCTGGAACATCGCATCGGCGGTTTGGAAAAAAGTTTCGAGACCGGCAACATTTCCTACGACCCCGCCAACCATCAAAAGATGACCGATGTCCGCGCGGCGAAAGTCGCCGGCGTGGTGCGCGACATTCCCGATCAAGGCGTTGAGGCTGGCCCCGAAAGCGGACCGGTGGCGGTGGTCGGGTGGGGATCGACCTATGGCCCGATCAATCGGGCGGTCAGCAATCTGATCGACGAAGGTCTATCCGTCAGTCACATCCATGTGCGCAATTTGTGGCCGTTGCCCGCCAACTTAGGCGCGCTGCTGGCAGGGTTCGATCAAGTTTTGGTGCCGGAAATGAACAGCGGCCAGTTCGTCAAGGTGTTGCGCGATCAATACCTGATCGACGCCAAAGGCATCAACAAAGTGATGGGCCAGCCGTTTAAAATTCACGAACTCGAAGACGCGATCCGCGCCTATTGGGAGGCTGCACAATGA
- a CDS encoding sulfur globule family protein — MHTPKLMKILAVAGLVGASALASHDAAAWGWGPGWGNGWGPGWGNNWNNNNWNNNGWGNGWGDGSGDFSMSFSGRGNGSGSGYNGYNGYNGWNGYNGYGPYGWAPYGYAPYGYAPYGYAPYGYAPPPVAPAAPAAPAAKDK, encoded by the coding sequence ATGCACACACCTAAATTGATGAAAATACTTGCTGTTGCCGGTCTGGTCGGCGCTTCTGCGCTGGCATCCCACGATGCCGCGGCTTGGGGCTGGGGCCCCGGTTGGGGCAATGGTTGGGGCCCTGGATGGGGTAACAATTGGAACAACAACAATTGGAACAACAACGGTTGGGGCAATGGTTGGGGCGACGGTTCCGGCGACTTCTCCATGAGCTTCAGCGGACGCGGCAATGGATCGGGCAGCGGTTACAACGGTTATAACGGCTACAACGGTTGGAACGGTTATAACGGTTACGGTCCCTACGGCTGGGCGCCGTATGGATATGCGCCGTATGGCTACGCACCCTATGGATATGCACCCTATGGATATGCACCGCCGCCCGTCGCCCCCGCAGCACCTGCGGCGCCGGCGGCCAAGGATAAGTAA
- a CDS encoding sulfurtransferase TusA family protein gives MSERKVIDARGSFCPGPLMELIAALKLLNVGDEVEILSTDQGTAKDVPEWCAKVGHETVESGEKDGHWFVVVRKAK, from the coding sequence ATGAGCGAACGTAAAGTAATCGATGCCCGCGGTTCTTTTTGCCCCGGCCCGCTGATGGAACTCATCGCAGCGCTAAAACTTTTGAACGTCGGCGACGAAGTCGAAATTCTGTCCACCGATCAAGGCACGGCCAAGGACGTGCCGGAATGGTGTGCGAAAGTCGGCCATGAAACGGTCGAGTCCGGTGAAAAAGACGGCCACTGGTTCGTGGTCGTGCGTAAAGCGAAATAA
- the rsmD gene encoding 16S rRNA (guanine(966)-N(2))-methyltransferase RsmD yields MRIVGGKHKGRSLAAPQGRDTRPTSDRAREAMFNVLEHLSIGPGIRDARVLDVFAGTGALGLEALSRGALHATFVENHRGAIKTLTANIIALKESDHCAVLPIKATAIPLCTPPHAPVDYAFLDAPYDKGLSVPALHALAERGWLAPEAVIMVEVGAREAFAPPVGFSEVKEKTYGAARAVFLEFRHKVA; encoded by the coding sequence ATGCGTATAGTCGGCGGCAAACACAAGGGCCGATCCCTGGCCGCACCGCAAGGGCGCGACACCCGCCCGACATCCGACCGTGCCCGCGAAGCCATGTTCAACGTGCTCGAACATCTCAGCATCGGTCCGGGCATACGCGATGCTCGGGTTCTGGACGTATTCGCCGGAACCGGCGCTTTGGGGTTGGAGGCCCTGTCGCGCGGCGCGCTTCATGCCACATTCGTCGAAAACCACCGCGGCGCGATCAAAACCTTAACCGCCAACATCATTGCCTTGAAAGAAAGCGACCACTGCGCCGTTTTGCCCATCAAGGCGACTGCCATCCCGCTCTGCACCCCACCCCACGCACCCGTGGACTACGCCTTTTTGGATGCGCCTTATGACAAGGGCCTGAGCGTGCCGGCACTTCATGCCCTGGCCGAGCGCGGCTGGCTTGCCCCCGAAGCAGTGATCATGGTCGAGGTCGGCGCGCGCGAAGCCTTCGCTCCACCCGTCGGATTTTCGGAGGTCAAGGAAAAGACCTACGGTGCTGCACGAGCTGTGTTCCTTGAGTTTCGACACAAGGTCGCCTAG
- a CDS encoding nucleoside deaminase: MTSSSETYMEMALLEAQGAFERGEVPVGCVIVEAETGTVLARAGNRTEELDDPTAHAELLAIREAAKQAGSARLVGCDLYVTLEPCAMCATAISFARIRRVYFGAYDPKMGGVEHGPAIFAQPTCHHSPDVYGGLQESVSAELLRTFFRSKR, encoded by the coding sequence ATGACGAGTTCCAGCGAAACCTACATGGAAATGGCGCTGTTGGAAGCGCAAGGCGCGTTCGAGCGTGGCGAGGTCCCGGTCGGTTGCGTGATTGTCGAGGCTGAAACCGGCACCGTTTTGGCTCGCGCGGGCAACCGCACCGAAGAACTTGACGACCCCACCGCGCACGCCGAACTGTTGGCCATCCGCGAGGCTGCAAAGCAGGCGGGCTCGGCGCGGCTGGTGGGCTGCGACTTGTACGTCACGTTGGAACCCTGCGCCATGTGCGCCACCGCGATTTCGTTCGCACGCATCCGGCGGGTCTATTTCGGTGCGTACGATCCTAAAATGGGCGGTGTGGAACATGGCCCGGCAATCTTTGCTCAACCCACCTGCCACCATAGCCCCGACGTTTATGGCGGGCTTCAAGAGAGTGTCTCGGCGGAATTGCTGCGAACGTTTTTTCGCTCCAAGCGCTAA
- a CDS encoding pseudouridine synthase, with translation MTDQDTAPDDTDDAADKGERIAKVMARAGLCSRRDAERWIAEGRVRVNGKVIDTPATLVTDPTTVVVDGKPLAAPAEPQLWRYHKPPGLVTSHKDDQGRETVFDQLPREIGRVVSVGRLDLNSEGLLLLTNDGGLARELELPSNDWVRTYRVRVFGYVDDEKLAVLQNGITYEGVKYGAINAQIEKKTGRNAWLIVSLSEGKNREIRRVMEYLELQVNRLIRTGYGPFRLDNLQRGDVQLVPRRQMIDQLGGKLDGAGTAIKMTKTGWAKAKAKPNAKPKPRKPRADKARTDKATPGKSHSAKSHTGKPRAAKPSARKPRT, from the coding sequence ATGACTGATCAAGATACCGCACCGGACGACACCGATGACGCCGCTGACAAAGGTGAGCGCATCGCCAAGGTGATGGCGCGCGCGGGGCTGTGTTCGCGCCGTGACGCGGAACGCTGGATCGCGGAAGGTCGCGTGCGTGTAAACGGCAAAGTCATCGACACCCCCGCGACCTTGGTCACGGACCCCACCACCGTGGTAGTCGACGGCAAACCCTTGGCGGCCCCCGCCGAGCCGCAGTTGTGGCGCTATCACAAGCCGCCGGGATTGGTCACCTCGCACAAGGACGACCAGGGCCGTGAGACGGTTTTCGACCAACTGCCGCGCGAAATCGGCCGGGTTGTTTCGGTCGGCCGGTTGGATCTGAATTCCGAAGGCTTGCTGTTGCTGACCAACGACGGCGGACTGGCGCGCGAGCTGGAACTGCCGTCCAACGATTGGGTGCGCACCTACCGGGTCCGCGTGTTCGGCTACGTCGATGATGAAAAGCTCGCCGTTTTGCAAAACGGCATCACGTATGAAGGCGTCAAATACGGCGCCATCAATGCCCAGATCGAAAAGAAAACCGGGCGCAACGCGTGGCTGATCGTGTCGCTGAGCGAAGGCAAGAATCGCGAAATCCGCCGTGTGATGGAATACTTGGAATTGCAGGTAAACCGCCTGATCCGTACCGGTTACGGTCCCTTCCGCCTCGACAATCTGCAACGCGGCGACGTGCAATTGGTGCCGCGTCGCCAGATGATCGACCAATTGGGCGGCAAGCTCGACGGTGCCGGAACTGCGATCAAAATGACCAAGACCGGTTGGGCAAAGGCAAAAGCCAAACCGAACGCAAAGCCCAAACCACGCAAACCCCGTGCCGACAAGGCGCGCACAGACAAGGCGACACCGGGTAAATCTCATTCGGCTAAGTCGCATACGGGCAAACCGCGCGCAGCCAAACCAAGCGCGCGCAAGCCACGTACATGA